GACAGCTGGGAAGATGAAGCCATTATCGCCGACAAGGAGTCCGGCTTGTTCGCTGACCCTGGCAAAGTTCATGAACTTCATCATAAAGGTGATGAATTCTCGGTTCGAGGACCGCTTAATCTTCCCCGCTCTCCACAAGGCAGACCCGTAATCATTCAAGCCGGCGCTTCCCTGACAGGTCAACATCTGGCCGCTCAAACAGCTGAGGTCATCTTTACGGCATGGCAAACGCTTGAAGAAGCACAGAGGTTTTACTCGAGTGTCAAGTCTCTAGCTATTCAATATGGACGTTCGCCGGAGGATATCAAGATCATGCCTGGCATCTTCCCTGTCATCGCTGCTACAGAAGAAAAAGCCCAAAAAAAAGAAGCATTTCTTCAACAGTTGGTCGTGCCCGAAGTCGGCCTGTCCATGCTTAGCTCCTCACTCGGTGTGGATCTGAGTGGGTATCCGCTTGACGGTCCTCTCCCCGAGCTGCCAGAGCTCGCACAAATTAATGGTGGCAAAAGCCGCTTCCAGCTCGTCGCTGATATGGCGCACCGCGAGGGACTAACCATTCGCGAACTGATTTATCGCGTAACCGGCGCCCGCGGGCATCGAACCATATACGGCACACCAGCTCAAATTGCCGATCAGCTGGAAGAATGGTTCGTAAACGGAGCTTGCGACGGCTTCAATATTATGCCTCCTTACCTCCCGGGAGGGCTGGAGGAATTCGTTGACCTCGTCATTCCGGAGCTTCAGCGCCGGGGTTTGTTTCGAACCGAATACAGCGGCTCAACGCTGCGGGAGCATCTAGGCCTTCATCGGCCCGCAAGCAAATACCATGCACCAGCCGCCACACAAGCGGAACATTTCGCATAGAGAGGATCGATCCCTATGAGTACACCAAGTAATAAAAAGAAGCTCCACCTAGGCGCATTTATTTTCGGTGTCGGCCATCATGTTGCAGCCTGGCGTTATCCTCATACTGATACCCTCGGTTTACTAACACTAGATTTTTATCGAAAATTCGCGCAGACAGCTGAGCGAGGGAAGTTCGACATGGTCTTCATCGAGGACATTCCCACACTGCCCGAACGACTGGAGACGGCTATCCGATACACAGTTCCTGTTCGAGCTGAACCATTGACACTCTTATCGGCGCTTGCATCCGTAACCAGGAAAATCGGCCTAGTAGGCACGGTGTCCACCACTTACAGCGAACCCTTCCATGTAGCGAGGAAGTTCGCCTCCTTGGACCATTTGAGTGGAGGCCGTGCAGGATGGAACGCAGTGACAACAAGTATGGAAATCGCTGCTCAGAACTTCGGTCGCGATCACCACTTGGAGCATTCAGTGCGATATGAGCGGGCCAAAGAATTTGTCGATGTGGTTACCGGGCTTTGGGACAGTTGGGAGGAAAGCGCGGTCATCGCAGATAAAACGACAGGTATATTTGCCGATCCATCAAAAGTACATGCGATCCAGCACGAAGGGGCACATTTTTCCGTACATGGACCATTAAACGTGAACAGAACCCCGCAAGGACGCCCGGTTATTGTGCAGGCCGGCTCTTCAGAGGCAGGGCAGGATTTCGC
This genomic window from Paenibacillus hexagrammi contains:
- a CDS encoding LLM class flavin-dependent oxidoreductase, which gives rise to MSTPSNKKKLHLGAFIFGVGHHVAAWRYPHTDTLGLLTLDFYRKFAQTAERGKFDMVFIEDIPTLPERLETAIRYTVPVRAEPLTLLSALASVTRKIGLVGTVSTTYSEPFHVARKFASLDHLSGGRAGWNAVTTSMEIAAQNFGRDHHLEHSVRYERAKEFVDVVTGLWDSWEESAVIADKTTGIFADPSKVHAIQHEGAHFSVHGPLNVNRTPQGRPVIVQAGSSEAGQDFAAQTAEAVFTAWQTKEEAKAFYNSLKSKLPTYGRTSDDLKILPGILPIIGRTEEEAREKEAEFQELVHPAVGLSMVSNMLRVDLSSYPLDGPLPDLPDSTDINGGKSRYQLILDMARRENLTIRQLIARVTGARGHRTIAGTAATIADQLEDWFTDGACDGFNIMPPYLPGGLEEFVDLVIPELQRRGLFRTEYSGSTLREHLGLAKPANRFNKLAIH
- a CDS encoding LLM class flavin-dependent oxidoreductase; translated protein: MSENPKKQLHLGAFLFQVGHHIAAWRYPDTETRGLLQHEFYEHFAQTAERGKFDMVFLADTLAVIDRSGTGIKHTVTIRPEPLTLLSYLSGVTDKIGLAGTVSTTYHEPYNLAREFSTLDHLSGGRAAWNVVTSGRDEEARNFSKSKHPEHDKRYARAKEFVDVVTSLWDSWEDEAIIADKESGLFADPGKVHELHHKGDEFSVRGPLNLPRSPQGRPVIIQAGASLTGQHLAAQTAEVIFTAWQTLEEAQRFYSSVKSLAIQYGRSPEDIKIMPGIFPVIAATEEKAQKKEAFLQQLVVPEVGLSMLSSSLGVDLSGYPLDGPLPELPELAQINGGKSRFQLVADMAHREGLTIRELIYRVTGARGHRTIYGTPAQIADQLEEWFVNGACDGFNIMPPYLPGGLEEFVDLVIPELQRRGLFRTEYSGSTLREHLGLHRPASKYHAPAATQAEHFA